In one Cercospora beticola chromosome 1, complete sequence genomic region, the following are encoded:
- a CDS encoding uncharacterized protein (CAZy:GT8): MAGKEDVYCTLVLNDGYLPGAAVLAHSLRDCGTKKKLACLIDQEALRHSTMEELQSLYNYVIPIERIGNPHPGNLYLMNRPDLLYTFTKINLWRQTQFRKIVYIDADVVALRAPEELFDIAESFAAAPDVGWPDAFNTGVMVLTPDMGEYHALRGLANAGDSFDGADQGLLNQYYEHRPWKRLSFKYNTTPSANYQYEPAYRYWKHGISMVHFIGKEKPWHRGREQHGAPAAFQEMNSRWWAVYDRHFHVSTSDYIHGQRRATTEYVQEHQPEPQHVPQKYYATGYPIATTQPAPPPQRETQVAYVQGHGQHHASHGHQSYQQQSHDHAQEHHPTGTATPLMTEPGERVENIDQGRVQPAPTIEQRKFSAPHMEWDATRAAPPVQSKPEAANFPTQTYEFSWDPAPFRAPQAYPQPPRDMYYEVPPPPAPRKVEEKPKAIFPWEEREVPKPTRRFVDDEPQPPPPVLEPESAYIDELEVTPDSKAEPLTPTIQIRDADPWASFGQSKNAWDDVNGINSYVRALTSFQKNRGKVQVVESNVPSTGIAAPTNILSPTSQSDPEDLVQRVENARGRRESLILTDFPSAIERPSLPVTPAPQRRVFWGDDRDTTSDLPPAEGVPDQADWDPNVRLEQLRRTSLIGPVDLKLPDKKLAERKMPETAVPVPETTFNASHVSVSKESQAAQPAGDDTQPALLSGGGSPHGLDGANDTSSNVVSSTISKSESEATATSTQTTNAISTALSSSQMDDRSGAVTMPGQYPGSQNSVAFVEPNFQKDLTVDEFEHKEKTGEDPLSPKQEGGTL; encoded by the exons ATGGCCGGCAAGGAAGATGTCTACTGCACC CTCGTGCTCAACGATGGCTATTTACCCG GCGCGGCCGTGCTGGCCCACTCGCTCCGAGACTGcgggacgaagaagaagttggcgTGTTTGATTGACCAGGAGGCCCTGCGGCATAGCACAATGGAAGAGCTACAG TCTCTCTACAACTATGTTATTCCCATCGAGCGCATCGGCAACCCACATCCGGGCAACCTGTATCTCATGAACAGGCCCGACCTGCTCTACACATTCACCAAGATCAATCTCTGGCGCCAAACACAATTCCGTAAGATTGTATACATCGACGCCGACGTCGTGGCACTGCGAGCGCCGGAAGAGTTATTTGACATCGCAGAGAGCTTCGCCGCAGCCCCAGATGTCGGCTGGCCAGATGCCTTCAACACGGGAGTTATGGTGCTCACACCAGACATGGGCGAGTATCATGCCCTTCGTGGCCTAGCCAATGCAGGAGACAGCTTCGATGGTGCCGACCAAGGTCTTCTGAACCAGTACTATGAGCATCGTCCGTGGAAGCGATTGAGCTTCAAGTACAACACCACTCCGAGTGCCAACTACCAATATGAGCCGGCCTATCGATATTGGAAGCACGGTATCAGCATGGTCCATTTCATTGGTAAGGAGAAGCCATGGCATCGCGGCAGAGAACAGCATGGTGCTCCTGCAGCCTTTCAAGAAATGAATAGCAGATGGTGGGCTGTGTACGATCGGCACTTCCACGTCTCG ACTTCCGATTACATTCACGGTCAGCGACGCGCGACGACGGAATATGTGCAAGAACACCAACCTGAGCCTCAGCATGTACCCCAGAAGTACTACGCCACCGGCTATCCAATTGCAACGACGCAGCCAGCGCCACCTCCGCAACGCGAAACGCAGGTGGCATATGTGCAGGGACATGGGCAGCATCATGCCTCGCATGGCCACCAATCGTACCAGCAACAGTCGCACGACCATGCACAAGAGCATCATCCCACAGGCACCGCGACCCCGCTGATGACAGAGCCAGGCGAGCGTGTAGAGAACATTGATCAAGGTCGTGTTCAACCCGCCCCGACAATCGAGCAACGCAAATTTTCTGCTCCGCACATGGAATGGGATGCCACCAGAGCTGCTCCTCCCGTGCAATCGAAGCCTGAAGCTGCGAACTTCCCGACGCAGACCTACGAGTTCAGCTGGGACCCAGCCCCGTTCCGAGCTCCACAGGCATATCCGCAGCCGCCCAGAGACATGTATTACGAGGTTCCGCCGCCTCCTGCCCCACGCAAGGTAGAAGAGAAACCGAAGGCAATTTTCCCATGGGAAGAGAGAGAAGTGCCGAAGCCGACACGAAGGTTTGTAGACGACGAACCGCAACCGCCGCCTCCGGTCCTGGAACCGGAATCCGCCTACATCGATGAACTAGAGGTTACTCCGGACTCCAAGGCGGAACCCTTGACACCCACCATTCAAATAAGGGACGCCGACCCATGGGCCTCATTTGGACAGAGTAAGAACGCGTGGGACGACGTCAACGGGATCAACTCCTACGTCCGTGCTTTGACGTCCTTCCAGAAGAATCGCGGCAAGGTACAAGTCGTGGAGTCGAACGTGCCGTCGACTGGTATAGCCGCGCCAACGAATATTCTGTCGCCCACTTCACAGTCCGATCCCGAGGATCTGGTCCAACGGGTCGAAAATGCACGCGGGCGACGAGAATCTCTAATCTTGACGGACTTTCCCTCCGCAATTGAGCGGCCTTCATTACCTGTGACACCAGCGCCTCAAAGAAGAGTGTTCTGGGGAGACGACCGCGACACAACGAGCGATCTACCACCTGCCGAAGGTGTACCCGACCAAGCCGATTGG GATCCCAATGTTCGTCTAGAACAGCTTCGGCGCACCTCATTGATTGGCCCTGTCGACCTCAAGCTTCCGGACAAGAAATTGGCCGAACGCAAAATGCCTGAAACCGCTGTGCCAGTGCCGGAAACCACTTTCAATGCATCGCACGTGTCTGTGAGCAAAGAGTCACAGGCAGCACAGCCCGCAGGTGACGACACCCAACCGGCGCTGTTGAGCGGTGGAGGTAGCCCACACGGTCTGGATGGGGCCAATGACACATCGAGCAATGTCGTCAGCTCGACAATCAGCAAGAGCGAGTCCGAAGCGACAGCAACGTCGACACAGACGACAAACGCAATATCTACTGCACTTTCATCAAGCCAAATGGATGATCGATCGGGTGCAGTCACGATGCCTGGACAATATCCCGGGAGCCAGAATTCTGTGGCTTTTGTTGAGCCGAATTTTCAGAAAGACTTGACCGTGGACGAATTTGAGCACAAGGAAAAGACTGGCGAGGATCCACTCAGTCCAAAGCAAGAGGGTGGGACACTTTAG